GACCTGTGAGGCAGCGTAGGGAGTAGATTTCTTTGGACCTTTGAATCCAAGATGTCCAGAACTGGACCAAGCGAGCGCGTTTCCGTTCAAGTCGGCGATCGTAATGATCGTGTTGTTGTAAGAAGAGTGAATGTGCGCCTGTCCGTGAGGAACTTGACGTGCGACCTTCTTTTTAGCGCGTGACTTTACTGATTTCTTGTTTGCAGCCATAGACTATTTCTTTGCGACGGTTCGTCGACCACTACTTGCCGTCTTTCGTACATTTCCGCGCATGGTGCGGCTATTGGTCTTTGTTCGCTGACCACGTAGCGGAAGACGCTTTGTGTGACGTTCACCACGGTAAGAACCAATGTCCTTTAGCCGCTTAATGTTTCCAAGAATCTCACGACGTAAATCTCCCTCCACATGTCGGTTCTTCTCGAGAACGGTTCGAATCTTTAAAATATCCGCCTCGGCAAGGTCCTTGACACGAAGGGATTCGTCGACTCCGGCTTCTGCCAAAATCTTTTTTGACGTTACAAGCCCCACACCAAAGATATAGGTGAGTCCGATAACGATGCGCTTCTCGCGCGGTAAGTTAACTCCTGCGATTCGTGCCATAGTTATCCTTGTCGTTGCTTATGCTTTGGATTGATACAGATTACACAAACACGGCGATTCCTTCGAATCACCTTACAATTACGGCACATCGGTTTTGTTGAGGCTCGTACTTTCATAGTCTTGCTATTCAGCGAGGAATAGATTTGTTCCAAGGCATTGCCTGGGAGTTCATTTAGAACCGATAGGTCAAGCGACCTTTCGAGAGATCATATGGACTCAGCTCCACTTTCACCTCGTCTCCGGGTAAAATCCGGATACGGAAGCGACGCAGTTTACCGGCAAGATGTGCAGTGACCTCTTGGCCACTTTCGATCACCACTCGGAATTTTGCACCCGGAAGAAGTTCTTCAACAACTCCACGGACTTCAATTGCGTCATTATTCGAACCCATAGTTTGTAACGTGGGTGAGGTTAGCAAATTCTTAACAAATTTGCAGGTGGAGATAACGAGGGGAATTCTAAGGGTTTTCTCTAAATCTGTCAAGGACTTGACCTTTATCTGTCCACAGTGCAGTAAAAACACCTTGTTTATTGGGTTTTCTTACCTTCCCGAGCCTTCACGGCAGTTTTACCTATCACAGCCTTAATGCGACGAATTCCGGACGAGGAAGATTCTTCCTTCAAAATGGCAAACGCCCCCAGGTCGCCCGTGTGTTCCACATGAGGCCCGCCACAGATCTCTCGAGAGAAGACGCCCTGTTCTGCGTCACCCGCGGTATAGACCTTAATTTTGTCGCCCAAAAGCGCGTATTTATCCTCAAAAAGCCCAATTGCCCCGGCATTTTTGGCTTCCTCTACGGTCATCATCTCAAATCCCATCGGAAGATTCGCTTGAATTTGCTCGTTTACAATGCTCTCAACTTCAGCTTTTTGCGCGTCTGTAAGCTTGTCTGGATGTGAGAAATCAAACCTAAGCCTCTCAGAGGTTATGTTGCTTCCCTTTTGCTCCACATGGTCACCCAGCACCATTCTGAGCGCTTTATGAAGCAAATGTGTGGCTGTATGGAGCTTCGTGGTCTCGTCTGAGTGATCTGCCAATCCGCCAGCAAATTTCTGCTCCGCACCAGCCCGCGAGAGGTTTTGGTGGTTGGTGAATTCTGCCTGAAACGTCTCTCGATCCACCTGTTGACCCTTTTCTCGTACAAGCTCTTCTGTTAATTCGATTGGAAATCCGTAGGTTGAGTAAAGAATAAATGCCTCTTCCCCACTCACGTTTTTCCGTGCATCAAAGATTTTTTCAAATTCACGCAAACCTTTTGCAAGTGTTTTGGTAAATTTAGCTTCCTCCGCATTTATCGCATTAATGATCGCCTCGGTCTTATCCGTAAGATCGGGATAGGCGGGCTCAAGTGTATTGATCGCAACACGAGCGATCGACTCAAGAGCTGCCACCTCATTTAGTTGTGAAATTTGGCGTATAGCACGTCTAATCAGTCGTCGTAGAATGTAACCCTGATCTTTGTTGGACGGAAATACACCGTCGGCAACCATCATGACTGACGTCCGTACATGATCCGCAATAATGCGCATGGCTCGCTCGTTATCGGTGTAGGACGCATGTGAAACAGATTCAATCGCCTCGATGATCGGCACAAACAAGTCCGTCTCAAACACGTTTGACTTACCAGTAAGCACCGCTAATGTTCGCTCCAATCCCATGCCTGTGTCGACATTTTGCTTTGCAAGTGGCGTATAGACACCTTCTGGTGATCGATCAAACTGCATAAACACATTATTCCAAATCTCTACCCAAAGGTTATTCTCGGGATCAAACGTATCTGGCACAGCATCCGTACCTGTCCAGTAGAAAATTTCCGTGTCAGGTCCCTGCGGTCCTGAATGTTTACCACCTGCGGGCCACCAGTTATCCTCCTTACCAAGTTTTGCAATGCGACCTTCTGGGATACCGAGTTCAAGCCATTTGTTAAAAGATTTTAGGTCATTGTCGCAATCATCATCCCCTGCAAACACAGAAACCGCAATCCGATCCATGTCAACGTGTAAAACATCCTTGAGCAACTCAAAACTCCACGCGATTGATTCCTGTTTAAAATAGTCGCCAAGAGACCAGTTGCCTAACATTTCAAAAAACGTGAGGTGCGTGTTGTCTCCTACTTCGTCGATATCGCCTGTTCGTACACACTTTTGTACGTCCACGAGGCGTGTTCCGGCAGGGTGTGTCTCCCCTTTTAAATATGGGACGAGCGGATGCATTCCGGCTGTGGTAAAGAGCACAGACGGGTCATTCTCGGGAACTAAAGACGCCGAAGGAATCTCCACGTGTCCCTTGGAGACAAAAAAATCGATATAGGCACGGCGTAATTGATGGGCGGTCATAGGAAATTGATAGTTCTAGAGAAATGCTGGTAGATGGGACAGGACATGATACACAAAAGATCCTAGCGTGCTTTGGCGGCGATTTCAAGTGCCTGCCCGGCTAATTGTATCAAATTTGGGACCGTATCGAGATTTTTGATCTCATCCTCGGTAAACCAACCAATGGCATGAGCGCCTTCCTCTTCTAAAACGGGATCCGTTGTGATCGCCCTGCAAACATAGCCTAAATCACAATGCCTGTGGGTGTCACTTACCCAATGAATATTGATAAAATGCGGCCGTAGAAGTGGTGTTGTCTGTGCGTCTTTTTCACACGGACACAGTTCAGCAAGAACCTCTACCTCTAATCCACACTCTTCTTGAATCTCCCGTAAAAGTGCCTGGTCCGGATTTTCATCGAGTTCAATATGCCCTCCAATCTGGAGCCATTTATTGAGTTTTTTATGGTGCACAAGGAGAATTTTATCCTCATGCACAATAAAAGCAGAAGCCGTAAAGTCTATAAGATCGTGAATATGCGCCATAGATTAAAAGGAAGATTCAATCGCAGAGTCTGCGGATTCGGAAAGTCGATATTTTCGAAACAATCGACGCTGTAAGCTACACCAAAGCGTCGTGAGTTCTGGGCTGCGCCAGATCCACGCAGCAAGGATATATACAATAAGCCCCGCAATACCCGCCACGAGTCCCTGTCCTAGGATACCAAAAAATGTGTTCGTTGGAATCACGCGTTCGTAGAGTATCTTCATAGCTTGAATCATGAGTCCTCCAAGTAAACTCGCGACACAAAAGGTAATGAGTGACTGCAAAATTCTTGATTCATCGAGTCCGTGAAGCTTCCGTGAGATAAAAAACCATAAGCAAATGAGCTGCAAAATACTTGCCAAGGAAAACGCCATGGCAATCCCGGCTACGCCGTAGCTGTGACTCCAGTAGAGGGCAAGGACAATATTGATAGCAGCCGTAGCTAGCGCAATAAGGGCGGGCGTGAGCGTGTTTTTAAACGCAAAATAAACGCGAACAAGCAACGGAATGAGGGCTTGTGCAAATAAACTCAGGACAAAAAATGCTAGCGTGTGCGCTGTGAGAATTGTCGAATCCCAATCAATGACGCCTGCTCCTAAAACAACACGGACAATTTGAATGCGTAATAGTAAGAAGACAACACTGAGAGGGATAATCAAAAACAGGATATTACGAGTGGTGGTGGAAATTGTCGCTCGCATCTTTGCCATGTCTTCATTGTTTGCTTGCTCACTAAGCAGAGGAAACGCGGCGATAGCAAACGAGATTCCCACGATTCCAATCGGCACATATTGAATATTATTTGCAAAATTAAAGATAGCAATACTCCCTACTGCTAGTAACGACGCGATGGCCGTCATAACAATGAGATTTAATTGTGATATCCCAAGGCCGACAATGCGCGGTCCCATTAAATACAAAAGCGTACGAACATCTGGATCTCTCCAATCCCAAACCATCCGGTATCGCCATCCCGAATGGATCGCCCCCACTAATTGAATAAGAAAATGAAGAAATGAACCGAGCACAACCCCCCAGGCAACGGTTGCGATACCACCGCCAACAAATCCTG
This portion of the Candidatus Uhrbacteria bacterium CG10_big_fil_rev_8_21_14_0_10_50_16 genome encodes:
- a CDS encoding 50S ribosomal protein L36, whose translation is MKVRASTKPMCRNCKVIRRNRRVCVICINPKHKQRQG
- a CDS encoding translation initiation factor IF-1, whose protein sequence is MGSNNDAIEVRGVVEELLPGAKFRVVIESGQEVTAHLAGKLRRFRIRILPGDEVKVELSPYDLSKGRLTYRF
- a CDS encoding alanine--tRNA ligase produces the protein MTAHQLRRAYIDFFVSKGHVEIPSASLVPENDPSVLFTTAGMHPLVPYLKGETHPAGTRLVDVQKCVRTGDIDEVGDNTHLTFFEMLGNWSLGDYFKQESIAWSFELLKDVLHVDMDRIAVSVFAGDDDCDNDLKSFNKWLELGIPEGRIAKLGKEDNWWPAGGKHSGPQGPDTEIFYWTGTDAVPDTFDPENNLWVEIWNNVFMQFDRSPEGVYTPLAKQNVDTGMGLERTLAVLTGKSNVFETDLFVPIIEAIESVSHASYTDNERAMRIIADHVRTSVMMVADGVFPSNKDQGYILRRLIRRAIRQISQLNEVAALESIARVAINTLEPAYPDLTDKTEAIINAINAEEAKFTKTLAKGLREFEKIFDARKNVSGEEAFILYSTYGFPIELTEELVREKGQQVDRETFQAEFTNHQNLSRAGAEQKFAGGLADHSDETTKLHTATHLLHKALRMVLGDHVEQKGSNITSERLRFDFSHPDKLTDAQKAEVESIVNEQIQANLPMGFEMMTVEEAKNAGAIGLFEDKYALLGDKIKVYTAGDAEQGVFSREICGGPHVEHTGDLGAFAILKEESSSSGIRRIKAVIGKTAVKAREGKKTQ
- a CDS encoding DNA mismatch repair protein MutT, with protein sequence MAHIHDLIDFTASAFIVHEDKILLVHHKKLNKWLQIGGHIELDENPDQALLREIQEECGLEVEVLAELCPCEKDAQTTPLLRPHFINIHWVSDTHRHCDLGYVCRAITTDPVLEEEGAHAIGWFTEDEIKNLDTVPNLIQLAGQALEIAAKAR
- the mviN gene encoding murein biosynthesis integral membrane protein MurJ, producing MRRTRNRQREGAAAPTIVGAAVLLGATALASRVLGLIRDRLLAGTFGAGVELDVYYAAFRIPDLIFTFLVLGALSAGFIPFFSKRFSKNSDLAWEFTNNVLHIMGAFLILLSGIGMIYTPQILHMIAPGFNAATVDQAVGISRIMYFATILLGLSSVFGGVLQGLKRFTLYAIAPLLYNIGIISGVIVTGFVGGGIATVAWGVVLGSFLHFLIQLVGAIHSGWRYRMVWDWRDPDVRTLLYLMGPRIVGLGISQLNLIVMTAIASLLAVGSIAIFNFANNIQYVPIGIVGISFAIAAFPLLSEQANNEDMAKMRATISTTTRNILFLIIPLSVVFLLLRIQIVRVVLGAGVIDWDSTILTAHTLAFFVLSLFAQALIPLLVRVYFAFKNTLTPALIALATAAINIVLALYWSHSYGVAGIAMAFSLASILQLICLWFFISRKLHGLDESRILQSLITFCVASLLGGLMIQAMKILYERVIPTNTFFGILGQGLVAGIAGLIVYILAAWIWRSPELTTLWCSLQRRLFRKYRLSESADSAIESSF